From one Amycolatopsis sp. FDAARGOS 1241 genomic stretch:
- a CDS encoding LysR family transcriptional regulator yields the protein MQLENVDLNLLKALEILLDERHLGRAAARSHLSQSAMSATLTRLRATFDDELLVRTAHGYELTLRARTVRHELALLMPRLRTLVRGDEFVPESSTDVVRIHCTDYMTRVLGAVLLGHVFGQAPAVSGSGRRTRSSRTPRRSRSP from the coding sequence ATGCAACTGGAGAACGTCGACCTGAATCTGCTGAAAGCGCTGGAAATCCTGCTCGACGAGCGCCATCTCGGCCGGGCCGCCGCGCGGTCGCACCTGAGCCAGTCGGCCATGAGCGCAACCCTCACGCGGCTTCGGGCCACGTTCGACGATGAGCTGCTGGTGCGCACCGCCCACGGCTACGAATTGACGCTCCGCGCCCGGACCGTGCGACACGAGCTCGCGCTGCTCATGCCCCGGCTGCGGACGCTCGTGCGCGGCGACGAATTCGTCCCGGAATCGTCGACGGACGTCGTACGCATTCACTGCACCGACTACATGACGCGTGTGTTGGGCGCCGTATTGTTAGGGCACGTCTTCGGGCAGGCGCCGGCCGTTTCGGGTTCGGGCAGAA